One Acidobacteriota bacterium DNA window includes the following coding sequences:
- a CDS encoding type II toxin-antitoxin system RelE/ParE family toxin gives MIRSFRHQGVEQFFRTGSRRGIRPQHAEKLRKQLFALDNAKRPQDMNASGWRLRPLRGNLHGHWPVDVSGNWRLTFAFEGEDAVLVDYQDYH, from the coding sequence ATGATCCGGAGCTTCCGCCATCAGGGTGTGGAGCAGTTCTTTCGTACCGGTTCGAGGCGCGGCATCCGGCCGCAACACGCCGAGAAGCTGCGGAAGCAGCTGTTTGCGCTCGACAATGCGAAGCGTCCGCAGGATATGAACGCATCCGGATGGCGACTGCGTCCGCTGCGGGGAAATCTGCATGGCCACTGGCCGGTCGACGTGAGCGGGAACTGGCGGCTGACCTTCGCCTTCGAAGGGGAAGATGCCGTGCTGGTGGACTATCAG